A genomic region of Caenorhabditis elegans chromosome V contains the following coding sequences:
- the oac-41 gene encoding Acyltransferase (Confirmed by transcript evidence), with protein sequence MRADIQCLRGLAIIFVLCFHLSPNLFVNGFLGVDIFFVISGFLMANNLTNLNLLNVHDFLLFYYKRFRRILPLYFLAIFLILILVHVFLPDFLWQNNNRYSFASLFLITNQLVIHDQSDYFNEFVSSVSSMNAFLHLWSLSVEMQFYLLVPFIFLGIQFLKNDTLKLIAVSLMTVFGFIGFALILDKFAFNFLFLRMWQFSSGFIVLFWTKIRSRKPPNKNDSEKDISTISIPIKDFVVVALSILGLSLLPKEINVLVLRPLVTLATAFIIGAESKNVQLLNSKVLVYIGDISYVVYLVHWPVISIFLSATVKSYLFCILSIFIASIVLHHLFEKQYLKLEMRAVFPLVFLFIAANAYLQYSVRYHTFWKYNYTSEIQEIINQNHKSYAPLYDFETRQAKCLENSLDVPFAKKDLIGYCRFPPGNGTASVMMIGNSYILNFVDQIEASFHKNYSEFRYISIIASYGTYVSSWKISQQALEISKKQVESHKPDVLFIIPRYMQNIKDPIRVNDTIVHEMNTNLAYYEKFVRKIYILDALPEYSENFFTLFLHYLVTRPDDMELLHLNKKKADREMRNVRKRLRMIKCEKCQIFDLSHLFVENDKYLTFDRNSMLSYIDNSVHLTDAGVKPCEPIFRNITAEIIESL encoded by the exons atgcgGGCAGATATACAATGCTTACGTGGTTTGgctataatttttgttttgtgttttCATCTGTCACCTAATTTATTTGTTAATGGATTTCTAGGAGTTGACAT cttttttgtGATCTCTGGATTTTTGATGGCAAATAACTTGACCAACTTAAATTTACTAAATGTGCATGATTTTCTGTTATTCTACTACAAAAG atttcgaaGAATTCTACCATTgtattttcttgcaatttttctaattttaatattagtACACGTTTTTCTACCGGATTTCCTGTGGCAAAATAATAATAGATACTCTTTCGCTTCTCTCTTTTTGATAACGAATCAATTGGTTATTCACGATCAGTCGGATTATTTTAACGAA tttgtttcGTCCGTGTCATCTATGAATGCATTCCTACATTTATGGTCATTATCAGTGGAAATGCAGTTTTATCTTCTAGTTCCATTTATTTTCTTGGggattcagtttttgaaaaatgacactTTAAAA ttgatcgCTGTCTCACTCATGACTGTGTTCGGTTTTATTGGTTTTGCGTTAATTCTTGACAAGTTTGCTTTCAACTTCTTGTTTCTTCGAATGTGGCAGTTTTCTTCAGGATTTATAGTCTTATTTTGGACCAAAATCAGAAGCAGAAAACCTCCAAACAAAAATGATTCAGAGAAAGACATTTCCACAATCTCAATACCTATTAAAGATTTCGTGGTGGTAGCTCTTTCAATTTTGGGTTTAAGTTTGCTACCAAAGGAGATTAACGTGTTGGTTTTGAGACCATTAGTTACATTAGCCACAGCGTTTATCATTGGTGccgaatcaaaaaatgttcag tTGCTAAACTCAAAGGTTCTCGTTTACATTGGTGATATTTCATATGTGGTCTATCTTGTACACTGGCCCGTTATTTCGATATTCTTATCTGCGACAGTGAAAAGTTACTTGTTTTGTATCC tgtctATATTTATTGCTTCAATCGTATTGCATCatctatttgaaaaacagtacCTGAAACTGGAAATGAGAGCAGTATTTCCCTTGGTATTTTTGTTCATTGCCGCAAATGCCTACTTACAATATAGTGTGAGATATCACACTTTTTGGAAGTATAACTACACATcggaaattcaagaaataattaatcaaaatCATAAATCCTACGCCCCTCTCTACGATTTTGAAACTCGACAGGCAAAATGCTTGGAAAATAGTTTAGATGTTCCATTTGCGAAAAAAGATCTTATCGGATATTGCAGATTTCCA cctgGCAATGGTACGGCATCTGTAATGATGATTGGTAACAGTTATATTCTTAATTTCGTGGATCAAATTGAAGCATCATTTCACAAGAACTATTCGGAATTTAGATATATTTCAATTATAG CTAGCTATGGAACCTATGTGAGCAGCTGGAAAATATCTCAACAAGCTTTAGAAATATCTAAAAAGCAAGTTGAATCACACAAACCAGACGTTCTATTTATTATTCCAAG atacaTGCAAAACATAAAAGATCCTATCAGAGTGAATGACACAATTGTCCATGAAATGAACACAAATTTGGCGTACTACGAGAA attcgtcagaaaaatatatattttggaTGCTCTTCCAGAATACAGTGAAAACTTCTTCACACTATTTTTACATTACTTGGTCACAAGACCCGATGATATGGAGCTCTTACActtgaacaagaaaaaagcaGATCGGGAAATGAGGAATGTAAGAAAACGGTTGAGAAtgataaaatgtgaaaaatgccag atatttgatTTGAGCCACCTGTTTGTGGAAAACGATAAATACTTGACTTTTGACAGAAATTCAATGCTTTCCTACATTGATAATTCCGTTCACTTGACGGATGCTGGAGTGAAGCCATGTgaaccaattttcagaaatattacTGCTGAAATAATCGAGAGCCTATGA
- the srt-18 gene encoding Serpentine Receptor, class T (Predicted) has product MFSDYIYFFFHWLTSDYKMSLSYFLWNNFQLDPDFYECTENVTITVIGAKQVVWGIYFLVSGLFILILYSICLIAIAKSEQMLKPAYKTMMFLGICDVFSTVNHSIATGIFGFYGISFCDSPRVFYILGVIGMSSWMGCCISSIVLAFIRVCDLDNLNDTKKCFEGWKIFVILGIFCVYVIYPMLFTKPIIFNLTHMSWFFDPGVGKDPNLYVNIYHIFNNMMVSICTVLFYGYLVWIYLKKSTQSSTKKLTKMQATVLLQAFLFCFFHATSSVVYVYMNFFEISELLIVIGHFFWQLSSGTVCIIYLTLNKSIRQEVRNLICRNQQNSINAFSSHN; this is encoded by the exons ATGTTTAGTGACTATATATATTTCTTCTTTCATTGGCTGACTTCTGACTATAAAATGTCATTGTCCTACTTTCTTTGGAATAATTTCCAGTTGGATCCTGATTTTTATGAATGCACCGAAAATGTAACTATAACAGTTATTGGTGCAAAGCAAGTGGTGTggggaatttattttttagtgtcTGGTTTATTCATTTTG attttataCAGCATATGTCTAATTGCTATTGCTAAAAGTGAGCAAATGTTAAAACCCGCTTATAAAACCATGATGTTCCTTGGTATTTGCGATGTGTTTTCTACAGTAAACCATTCCATTGCAACTGGAATATTTGGCTTTTATGGAATTTCATTTTGCGATTCTCCTCGTGTATTTTATATTCTTGGAGTTATTGGAATGAGCTCTTGGATGGGATGTTGCATTTCAAGTATTGTATTGGCATTCATTCGAGTTTGCGATTTAGACAATCTGAATgacaccaaaaaatgtttcgaaggttggaaaatatttgtgatTTTAGGAATATTTTGTGTTTATGTTATTTATCCGATGCTCTTCACAAAACCTATTATTTTCAATCTGACCCATATGTCATGGTTTTTTGATCCGGGAGTTGGAAAAGAT CCAAACCTTTACGTTAATATTTACCACATTTTCAACAACATGATGGTATCAATATGTACAGTTCTCTTTTATGGATATCTAGTAtggatttatttgaaaaaatctacacaaagttcaacaaaaaaattaacaaaaatgcaAGCAACG gtTCTACTTCaagcttttttattttgcttctTTCATGCAACAAGTTCCGTTGTTTATGTCTATATGAACTTTTTCGAGATTTCCGAATTATTAATTGTCATTGGGCATTTTTTCTGGCAATTGAGCAGTG GAACGGTTTGCATTATTTACTTAACACTAAACAAGTCCATAAGACAAGAAGTGCGGAATCTGATTTGccgaaatcaacaaaattcaatcaatGCATTTAGTTCCCATAATTGA
- the oac-40 gene encoding Acyltransferase (Confirmed by transcript evidence), whose amino-acid sequence MRTDIQCLRGIAIILVFLFHLLPNLFVNGFLGVDIFFVISGFLMAKILTKSSLRSVQDITAFYFRRFRRILTLYLFTIFLTVIMIHLYLPNFLWETNNRYSLASLFLVTNQLVIHDQADYFNEFRTSLSSSNAFLHLWSLSVEMQFYILAPIVFFGLQFLKNDYLKLVAVSITSVVGFICFVLIFDQFAFNFMLLRLWQFSAGFVSLFWSKIRVNRLPNKIEENETRLFEFPFLKEDMVIILIAVIGLCFIPTKLDVLILRPLVTTATALIIGCEYHNNQILKSKILGYIGDISYVMYLVHWPIITIFLSNTVKSYIFCTSLTILSSVVLHHTFEKLYLKLNWKSLICLLFALIHCNAYLQYSVREHNFWKDQIPEELQETVSNNQIILANQFKLNYCVQGDTSNFKENIRIFGYCKYPQGRGNVSIMTIGNSYALSFADLIIEQFKLNYSNYTYVSIDEGYGFFTDSPGSSLALSVFRKLVAEHKPDILFITPRYSSSLQSRIRKNDDYIHQMSENIQFYESIAKKIYILGSHPLYNINHLNTFLHYLIQNSDELESLHLNRFKSDDDMRCVKKRFEKVKCKKCQFFDLSHVFVEGDKYLTFDRDSLISYVDNTIHLTSAGLKLCQPVFENLAKEIMNNTN is encoded by the exons ATGAGAACTGATATACAATGTCTACGTGGAATTGCTATCATATTAGTTTTCTTGTTTCATCTTTTACCAAACCTATTTGTAAATGGTTTTCTGGGAGTGGATAT TTTCTTTGTCATATCTGGATTTTTAATGGCGAAAATCCTCACAAAGTCGAGTTTGAGATCGGTTCAAGATATTACTGCATTTTACTTTAGAAG attccgaAGAATATTGACATTGtatttatttacaatttttttgactgtAATTATGATTCATCTTTATCTACCAAATTTCTTATGGGAAACTAATAACCGGTATTCGTTGGCTTCATTATTTTTAGTCACAAATCAACTCGTTATTCACGACCAGGCAGATTATTTCAATGAG tTTCGTACTTCGTTGTCGTCATCAAATGCTTTTCTACATCTTTGGTCGTTATCAGTGGAAATGCAGTTTTATATTCTTGCTCCAATAGTATTTTTTGggcttcaatttttgaaaaatgattatcTCAag CTTGTTGCGGTTTCAATCACCTCTGTCGTTGGTTTCATATGTTTCGTTTTAATATTTGATCAATTTGCATTCAATTTCATGCTTCTTCGTTTATggcaattttcagctggaTTTGTCTCTTTATTTTGGAGTAAAATTCGAGTCAACCGCcttccaaataaaattgaagaaaatgagactcgattgtttgaatttccatttctGAAAGAAGACATGGTTATAATACTGATAGCTGTAATAGGACTATGTTTTATACCTACTAAGTTAGATGTATTAATCTTAAGGCCGTTAGTCACTACGGCTACCGCTTTGATAATTGGGTGTGAATACCATAATAACCAG attctaaaatctaaaattcttGGATACATCGGAGATATTTCATATGTCATGTATCTTGTTCATTGGCCaattatcacaatttttctatcaaataCTGTGAAAAGCTACATCTTCTGTacat ctctGACAATCTTGTCGTCAGTTGTACTTCATCATACATTTGAGAAACTGTACTTGAAGTTAAATTGGAAATCACTAATTTGTCTTCTGTTTGCTCTGATTCATTGTAATGCATATTTGCAATACAGTGTCAGAGAGCATAACTTTTGGAAAGATCAAATTCCTGAAGAACTTCAAGAAACCGTGTCTAATAACCAAATTATACTAGCAAatcaattcaaattaaattattgcGTTCAAGGTGACACTAGTAACTTCAAAGAAAACATaagaatttttggatattgCAAGTACCCg CAAGGCCGTGGTAATGTCTCAATTATGACGATCGGAAATAGTTATGCTCTAAGTTTCGCTGATCTCATTATAgaacaattcaaattaaattattccAATTATACATATGTCTCAATTGACG AAGGCTATGGTTTTTTTACCGACTCTCCAGGCTCCAGTTTGGCTCTAAGTGTGTTCAGAAAACTTGTTGCAGAACACAAACCAGATATACTTTTTATTACGCCGAG ATATTCATCTTCTCTTCAATCACGAATACGGAAGAATGATGATTATATACATCAGATGAGtgaaaatatccaattttatGAGAGCATTGcaaagaaaatttatattttgggATCTCATCCATTATACAACATAAATCATCTTAATACCTTTTTACATTATCTTATCCAGAATTCTGATGAACTGGAGTCTCTTCACCTAAATCGTTTTAAATCAGATGATGACATGAGATGTGTTAAAAAGAGATTCGAGAAAGTGAAATGCAAAAAGTGTCAg TTCTTCGATTTAAGTCACGTTTTTGTCGAAGGCGACAAGTATCTGACTTTTGATAGAGATTCATTGATTTCCTACGTGGACAATACGATACATCTCACCAGTGCGGGACTCAAACTTTGTCAGCCTGTTTTCGAGAATCTGGCAAAGGAAATTATGAATAATACAAATTAA